From Gottschalkiaceae bacterium SANA:
ATTACTTGGTTGCTTATGATACAGTTCACCGTACTTTACCTAACCCTAAAAAATTCGACCGCTCCTTGCATAATTCTTCCAGAAAGCTATCTTTACCTTTTTGCTCTTTTAAAAACCTGTATCATGACTAAGAAACAACTCAGCCACGATACAGGTTTTATTAAATTCATACTATTTATTCTTGCTTTTTTCAAGTTCTTCTAAAGCAATTTGATTTAGATTTTTTAATTTAAGTGCTGTTGGTGTTAAGCACAATCCACCACGAGCTGTACATCTAAGATCACTAGGTATCTTGCTACCGACAGATGCTGCAGTATCCACTACTTCATGAAATGGAATCACAGGATTGATACCGACAGTAGCTAACTCTGAAAATACGATCCCCATCCCTACAGCCACAAACATTCTTGATTGGCATGGGTTCTCATCTCCACCCGGAAAATAATCACATACAATACCAATAAATGACTGTAAGGCTAACGAGCAAGCCCATTCTACTTGTTTTGGTGTTCCACCCATCATTTCAGTTAATCCCGCCGCAATGAAGGAGCAAACCATTCCTGCATCACCTGCACATCCAATTGCCTCAGCAGTTGGATCGCAATTAGAATATGCAGTGGAACCTACTGCTGCAGCAACAAATAAACCTCTTAGTAGATCTTCATTAGAATAACCATGAATTTCTTTAACTGCTGATAAAGCCGCATATACATACCCACCTCCTGAACCTTGTGGTCCTGGTACGTAAAGCAATCCCGGGACAAACGGCTTACCTCCTAGCAAATACTTGTAAGCCAATCCAATCGTTGGTCCCGCTAAAAGGTCATTCCCTTTATTCACTCTAAATTCTTCGTACATTTTATAGTAGTCCGTTAGATAAGGGCGATAAAAGGATTCCATCTCCTCCTCATAAATTGCATGCGTTCTTCGATGCATTGTTGCAGCAACCGTTTTCTCCATGTATTCAATAACGTCTTCCCGACTCCAGCAAGAAGAATTCATTTCGTATTCAATAGCAATCTCCGACATCCTTTTATTTTGAGACTCAGCGAGCTTTCGCATGCCTTCTACAGTATTGAATAATTGTTCTTTCTTCTCACGTCTTGTCACTACCGGCAATACTGGATACATCACCGAAAACTCTAGATCACCAACAACATTCTTAATTTCCTTCTTATCTGGATTATAAGATGTACGGAACCAAAGCATCTTCCCTTTACTTTCTGCTCTTGAAATATCATGAGCATATATATCGAATTTCTCAATCATTGATCTTTCTAGTTCACTACCCTCTAGTTTGTCTTCTTTGTCAAACACACAAATTACAAAAGACTCACCAATTGAATGGAAGGGATAATCATTTACAATAACCGTTTCAATCATACCCCCACCTGTTGAATTTGCAACTAACGATACTACTCTGCCGCTTTTTCCCTTTAAAACAAATTTAATAGCATTTGGATGAGTACTTTCTTTCATGTCACTAAAACTAAAATTGAATTTGACACCTTTTTCTTCACAAACCTCTTTTGCTTCAAATAAAAACTCCCAATCTGGCAAATGACCCAAAGCTCCTGTCAATATTCCCAAATCTTCAGTCATCATACCAAACGTTCCACAAAAAGATCCATCTGGATCCATAATAGCGAGAATCTCACTCACTTCATCTTCCTCACCTAACAACGAATTACACATGTAACCCATTCTAGCTGGTCCAGCAGTATGCGTACTAGAACCAGGCTGCATAATTGGTCCAAATACATTGTTGAAAAAATCCGGATAATTTTTTACGTTCATCATTACTCTCCTTAAAGTTTATTATAAACCTGCTGCCTCATTATTTTCGACTACCTCATCTGTTAATTTCACAAAACCATTTGGCAACATTGAAACCAAGACCGCAAAGATCGGGGTTACCCATAAGAAAAATGCAAATGGTGCATATTTTAATACCGGAACACCCGTCACTTGTGACATGTAGATAGCAGTACTTGTCCATGGAATAATACCCATGATTAAAGCCCCTACTGATTGAGACACGGCCGCAACATTTATAGATGCATATCCACTATCGTTATACTTCTTCTTCATCAGATCACATGGTAGTATCAGTGTCATATATGAATCACTAGTTGCTAGAGCTGTTACCAATCCTGTTGAAACTGTAGCAAGTGCCAGGCCGCCTTTTGATTTGATCTTCGAAAATAACGTTTCCACAATAACTTGAAGTGCACCAATCTTAATAATTGCCCCAGCAAAAGCCAATGCCGTAAACATCATTACAATTGCGCCAGACATCATCATCATCCCACCACGATTTGTTAAAGATTGAAGGATTGGTGACACCTCTGCTGTAGCTATCGTTGAAATATTAAATCCTCTATACATCGTATTAATCGCAAATGAGAGATCAAAATTATTCATTATCATGCCAATCATCACTGCTGTCAATCCAGAAAGAATCATTGTAGGTAAAACGGCAATCTTTTTAATACTCAAGAAAACAAGTAGCACTAATGGCAATAAAACTAATGGACTTGTATTGAAATACTCAGCGATTTGATTTTTAATTCCACTTACCTGCTCTAACGATGATACACCTGCACTACCAGTAAATCCGAAAAGCGTATAGACAACAATACAAAATAGTATTGTTGGTGCCGCATATCTCATACATCTTCTTATAACAGACATTACATCCGTATTTCCTTCTGTTGTTGCCAAGTTTGACATATCTGACATCGGTGATAAAATTTGGCCAATATGAACGCCCGATACAACCGCACCTGCAACCATAGGCATTGATACACCTTGAGCATTCGCTAAACTGATCATTACAACACCCACTGTACCTGCAGTCCCCCATGAAGTCCCAATAATTGCTGCAACAACTGCACTAATAATAAATGATAAAACAATAATGAATGAAGGATTAATAATGTTTAGCAAATAATATACCATGACTGGTATTGTTCCTGAAAACATCCATGTTCCAATAATAAAACCAATTGTTATCAATATATACGTTGTTCCAGCAAGAGTCTTTGCTTTTTCTACCATTCCCTCTTCTAATTCATTCCAAGAGTATCCGCATCTTAGCCCAATTAGACATACCCAAACTGTAGAAATCATTAAAAACGGTATCGCACTTAATCCCTTCATTGCTCCAAAACCAACTGAAGCTAGTAATATTAGCATTGTTGAAAAGGCTTCAATTTTACTTGGCGCTCGTTTTCCCATCTGTTTCTTCATTATACATCCTCCTTTTTCTCGTTAAATCATTTCACAATTATTGCTGAAATTTCCACTAAATACTTCGGATCAACTAACGTTGCGCCTACTGTGACTCTACATGGTTTATTCCCCTCAAGCATTCCAGAGTATACTTCGTTCATCTTTTCAAAATCGGATACTATGTCCTGCAAATATACATTTACAAACATAATATCCGATTTTGCTGCTCCCATTTGTTCTACCGCAGCGAACAGGTTATTCAATGCAGCTTTTGTCTGTGAAGAAATGTCATTCCCAACTAATTCATCCTCGCTGTCGATTGCCAACTGCCCTGAAACAAATCCAATACTATTATTCATCAATGTTTTAGAATATGGTAGTTCTTTTCCCATCATATCTCCTCACCTCTCATCCATCAAGCATACTCATCCTTCTTCTATTAACGGTTAGTCAGCCATTCAGCAGATTATTTTACATAGATTTTGGCAGTTGCCGCATCAAAATATCCTCTATAGATCTGCTAGATAAGATCTCATCCACTTATCCTGAATTAAAATTCGAACATTCCTTTCTCATATCACCACCTCCTGTATTTTTACTATATTTCCCGCAAATACTTCCGTCAAAATTTCCATCGAACACAGTACTCTAAATTTTTTTCGTATTTTCCCTAAAAAAGAAGCAAGAAGCGCAAAATATTTTTGCGCTTCTTGCTTCTTTTTATTCTCCTAGAACACTAACACAACTCTCATTATGCCTCACGACTACCATTCACTTTTTTAATTCTATATTGCAAATTTTGTCTCTTAATACCTAGCAGTTCAGCCGCTTTAGAAATGTTCCCGCCTGATAATTGTAAAGCGTGCTTTATCATTAATTGTTCTGTTTCACAAAGTGCAGATTTTAAAGATTGTTCCATATTTATTCCACCCTTTGTATTTTCATCCTCAAATTCTATGCGTTCCAAAATATATTGTGGAAGAAATTCTGCTTGAATATAAGTTCCCGATAGAACTATAGGAAACACAGAATCAAGTACATGATTCAATTCATCGTCATTTCCCGGCCAATTGTACTTCTGAATTGCCCTTATGAATGACTCATCAAACCCTTTCACTTTAATAGAATTTTTCTCATTACTTTTCTTAAGACAATAATTACAAATTTCAATAATATCTCCAAGACGTTCTCTTAATGGCGGTATATGCAAAATATACGAAAATCCTTGATAAATAAGCTTAGGCAATAGCTTATTTTCTTCTACCATGGTTATAGGGTTCACAATTGTGGAGTAAATAATACGCACATTTGACATCGTCTTTTTGCTTGCACCCATGCGGTAATAGGTTTGATATTTCATAAACATATAAAGCTTTTTCTGTATTTTCATTGGTAAAACATGAATATTATACAGGATCAGCGTTCCATTTTTCGCTTCGTCTAAAACGCCATGTTCAATCACTTTTTTTTCATTTTTTATTATCTCAAAACCAAATAATAACTTTTCTACAATTTCTAGTGGACATTCTTCTAAATCAATTGTATACACTTGATTTTTAAGTTGCTTTGTTTTCTTTGTTAGCGTATCGATCAACAAATCCTTTTGTGTCCCCATCTCACCATACACACACACATTCTGATTACTAGGTATCTCTTTTGCAAGCTTATACACTCTTAAAACTTTAGTATCTTTTGTCTTAAACTTTCTATCAGGTTTACCTTCATTTATAGAGTCACTATTATTCTGCAACAGTATGCGTTTCGACCAACTACTGGCATATTCAAACTCGTTTACAAATGAAAAAGCACCGATTATTTCTCCATTATCAACCAACGGATAAGTATCTTTAACTACATCACATATTTTTTTATCAATCGTGCTATACTCTTGACGATAAGCAAGCATTGGTTGTTTAGTATCCATAACATGCTTTAGCGTACTGCCATCATCTCCTAAACAATAAACATCTTTCAAATATTTATTAAGTACTCTTCTCTTACTCAATTCATCTAGTTTGGAGTATGCATTATTATATAATACAATTTTTGACTCTTTATCGATTGCAATAATACCTTTTGGTATTGATTCTAAAATCAAATCCCTAACTTGAGTTGAAACATAAGCTTCTCGAAATACTTCTTCAGCTAAAAAAACAAAACAATCATCGAACTTACATCCAAAAACCTGTAGTTCTTCCCCATCATCTCTTTGCAATATCGTTACTTTTCCAACATATTCAGCTAATTCTTGGGAAAAATACTTCCTGATACTATCCACGTCAAGATATTTTAACCCGTAGAAAAACTTATAAAACCTTGGACCGCTTAATTTAATAGCCTTATATGAATCATTAATAATTAATAAATTGTCAAACACATTTGTTCTTTCTTTACTTTTAATTAACGAAAAAAAACTTACCAATTCCTTGCTGTCCATTAGTACCTCCATTTTTGCACTTCGTCCGAGCAAGTGCAAATTTTTTTTGCGGTTTTACATTTTTTTCAATCTGATAATTGAAAATAAAATTTTTTTCTAAGAACATTCTACATGAAAAATGAATAAATCGCATCTCTAGCTTGAATTATAAAAAAAATATTATCGAAAACTGCTCTTTCTGCTTTAAATATACACACAGGATCAAATACATCTTCTAGAAAATACGACCATAAATAAGACAAGAAGAAAAGGAACTTCTTGTAAACAAAATCAACGGACTGACAATGTGAATTGATCGTGCTATCATGCTCAACAGCAAACTATAAACTTGTTGAAATCAAGCCCTCAAAAGATGAGATTGTAATTAAAATGCCTTAGGCAAAATTCATGCAAACAAACAAAGCAATCGACAACCTATTCTTACTTGCTGCTGCCTCTTAATATCAACTGACACAATCAAGTAAGGTCCACCGAACAACCGCACAAATATACCATAATTTCAATGTGCTTCAGCAAAATTTTACAAAAATAGATTTATTAGCATATCTAAATTTGAGTCTTGACAAGCGTGTAAATTACACTCTGTGCAAACTCCTTGAGACATAATTTTTACTGATTCAATAGCCATAAAATTTATCGACGTTCCCGGATAACAACTATTCTGTCCACAAACTTTCATTCCTCATTTCAACTTACCACTTCATTAGTGCTATTGTTCACCGGCATTGATCCGAAACATACCCTCACATGATAGTACGTTAATCTTCAAGATTCATTCTCCCACTTCTGTGAACCCGTGTCGTCAGTCGATTGTCTCATGCAAAATGACATACAAAAAAACACAAAACCAATCGCTTGGTTTTGTGCCTTAAACGATTTCTATCATTTTCATTTCCTAACTCGATTCACCGTTAGAAAAGATCTTATTTACTTTCTTTCATTTTTCACCCACGCGCCATGCTGTTGCACGGTCCATGGAAAGACGTCCCACGGCTCATATGCTTGCTGCATCCACTTTTCTGCTTTCTCTTCAAAACCCGTATTCTTTTCAAACACGACCAAGAGAGTTGGACCAGCACCGCTGATTACGGTTCGTACGGCACCAAGCTCATCCATCTTTTCTCTGATTTCTTCCGCTCCTTTGATTAAAGGAAAGCGGTATGGTTCATGCAATCGATCCTCAAGAGCCATGGCTAATTTGTCCATCTCACCAGAAGCCAAGGCCTGAGTCAAAAGCATCCCCCGCCCCACATTGTAGACCGCCTGCTTGTGTTGCACTTGTTCCGGGATGGCTCCCCTAGATATTTTAGTCGACAATTCAAAGGGAGGTATCAAGGCCATCAGACCAATACTCTCATGAACTGCAATTGGTTGAAGCACAATTTGTGCTTCTGCCATCAAGCTTAAGATACAACCACCCATCAAAGCAGGTGCCACATTGTCGGGGTGGCCTTCCATTTTGGTGGCTAGGCCTACCATCATTTCCATATCCATTTCTTTGCCCGCTTCTTTCGCCGCTTCCTTTGCAATCATCAATCCTGCAACAATGCAGACTGCCGAGCTACCAAGACCACGCGCAATGGGTGGCATGGACAAAAAATCCAAGATCAGTCCTCTGAGAGGCAAACCGATGGTTTCCATCCCCAGCCGATAGGCTCTCAATAAAAGATGATTGTCATTTTTATATTTTTTAGCACATCCGTGAAATGTGACCCCTGCCTCTTGCCATTCTACCGAAATCCGTGCTTCAGCGGAAAGGGCGAGCCCAATACAATCAAAACCGGGACCCAGATTAGCTGTGGTATAAGGAACATTAACCTCAAACATAGCCTTTCCTCCTAACAAGATGCAAAAATAAAGGCAAGCATCTCATCAATCGCGCAGGATTTGCTGTGGATCTCTACGCGTGAAGCAATATCCTTCAAAGAATAAGGGACCGGACAATTTGTCTTCCTCGCCAACTGACTCAATAATTCAAAGTCATGTTCGTCCGATTCACCGAAGATCGCTGTGTAAACTGCGCGAGAGAACTTATAAGGGCTTGCGGTAGAAACCACAACCATAGGACGAAAATCATTAATTTCCCGCTGATAATCCTCCGCTACTTTCCGTGCAACTGCCGTATGAGGATCAATCAACTCATTGCTTTCTTTATAGACACGCGCAATGGTTTGAGCCGTTTCTTCTTCCGTGCAGTATCCACCATAAAAATCGGCGAAGGTTGCTTTCATATCTTCAGTTGCTTCAAAGACACGTTTTTCCTGGAAGGCTTCCATCATCTTTGCAACAACTTCTGGGTCCCGTCCACATGCTTCATACAAAAGACGTTCCAGGTTACTGGAAATCAAGATGTCCATAGAAGGCGAACTAGTGCGGAAAAATTCGCGGTTGCCATCATAAATACCAGTTTTAAAGAAATCGTACAAAATTTTATTTTCATTAGAAGCGCAGATTAGACGACCAATGGGCAAGCCCATTTGCTTGGCATAGAATCCCGCTAGAATATTCCCGAAGTTTCCTGTCGGCACGGCAAAATTCACCTGATCTCCAGTTTGAATCTCGCCCTGATCTACCATCATTCGATAGGCTTGATAATAGTAGGCAATTTGCGGCAACAATCTACCAATGTTAATTGAGTTTGCCGAAGAAAGGCGAATGCCTCTATCTTTTAATGTTCTGCGCACATCGTCATCAACAAAAATTTCTTTCACCCGAGTCTGCACATCGTCAAAGTTTCCGTCAACGCCATAAACGAAGGTATTGTATCCCTTCTGGCTGGTCATCTGACGCTTCTGCACCTCGCTGACACCATCTTTTGGATAGAAGACTACGATGGATGTTCCCTCCGCGTAGGCGAATCCTTCCAATGCCGCTTTACCGGTATCACCCGATGTTGCAGTTAAAATCATGATTTTTTCTTTTGCCATTAACACATCTTCCGACCCCTTCATTAAATGAGGGAGGATCGATAATGCCATATCCTTAAACGCAGCCGTTCTACCATGGAAGAGTTCCAGGTGCTTCATGCTCCCGATTCCACGAAGCGGGGTAATTTCCTCCACCTCGAATCCATGTCCGTAGGCCTTGTGAATCATCTTCCTTAATGTCTCTTCAGAAAACTCCGCTAAAAATGGAGACAATACTTTATATGCTGTTTCTTCATAAGAAAGTCCGGTCCAAGAATCTACATCCAACTTAGGAAATTCTACCGGTACATAGAGACCGCGATCCGGTGCAATACCCTGCA
This genomic window contains:
- a CDS encoding L-serine ammonia-lyase, iron-sulfur-dependent, subunit alpha — translated: MNVKNYPDFFNNVFGPIMQPGSSTHTAGPARMGYMCNSLLGEEDEVSEILAIMDPDGSFCGTFGMMTEDLGILTGALGHLPDWEFLFEAKEVCEEKGVKFNFSFSDMKESTHPNAIKFVLKGKSGRVVSLVANSTGGGMIETVIVNDYPFHSIGESFVICVFDKEDKLEGSELERSMIEKFDIYAHDISRAESKGKMLWFRTSYNPDKKEIKNVVGDLEFSVMYPVLPVVTRREKKEQLFNTVEGMRKLAESQNKRMSEIAIEYEMNSSCWSREDVIEYMEKTVAATMHRRTHAIYEEEMESFYRPYLTDYYKMYEEFRVNKGNDLLAGPTIGLAYKYLLGGKPFVPGLLYVPGPQGSGGGYVYAALSAVKEIHGYSNEDLLRGLFVAAAVGSTAYSNCDPTAEAIGCAGDAGMVCSFIAAGLTEMMGGTPKQVEWACSLALQSFIGIVCDYFPGGDENPCQSRMFVAVGMGIVFSELATVGINPVIPFHEVVDTAASVGSKIPSDLRCTARGGLCLTPTALKLKNLNQIALEELEKSKNK
- the nhaC_3 gene encoding Na+/H+ antiporter NhaC, whose protein sequence is MKKQMGKRAPSKIEAFSTMLILLASVGFGAMKGLSAIPFLMISTVWVCLIGLRCGYSWNELEEGMVEKAKTLAGTTYILITIGFIIGTWMFSGTIPVMVYYLLNIINPSFIIVLSFIISAVVAAIIGTSWGTAGTVGVVMISLANAQGVSMPMVAGAVVSGVHIGQILSPMSDMSNLATTEGNTDVMSVIRRCMRYAAPTILFCIVVYTLFGFTGSAGVSSLEQVSGIKNQIAEYFNTSPLVLLPLVLLVFLSIKKIAVLPTMILSGLTAVMIGMIMNNFDLSFAINTMYRGFNISTIATAEVSPILQSLTNRGGMMMMSGAIVMMFTALAFAGAIIKIGALQVIVETLFSKIKSKGGLALATVSTGLVTALATSDSYMTLILPCDLMKKKYNDSGYASINVAAVSQSVGALIMGIIPWTSTAIYMSQVTGVPVLKYAPFAFFLWVTPIFAVLVSMLPNGFVKLTDEVVENNEAAGL
- a CDS encoding RidA family protein; this translates as MGKELPYSKTLMNNSIGFVSGQLAIDSEDELVGNDISSQTKAALNNLFAAVEQMGAAKSDIMFVNVYLQDIVSDFEKMNEVYSGMLEGNKPCRVTVGATLVDPKYLVEISAIIVK
- the rocR_1 gene encoding arginine utilization transcriptional regulator RocR, encoding MDSKELVSFFSLIKSKERTNVFDNLLIINDSYKAIKLSGPRFYKFFYGLKYLDVDSIRKYFSQELAEYVGKVTILQRDDGEELQVFGCKFDDCFVFLAEEVFREAYVSTQVRDLILESIPKGIIAIDKESKIVLYNNAYSKLDELSKRRVLNKYLKDVYCLGDDGSTLKHVMDTKQPMLAYRQEYSTIDKKICDVVKDTYPLVDNGEIIGAFSFVNEFEYASSWSKRILLQNNSDSINEGKPDRKFKTKDTKVLRVYKLAKEIPSNQNVCVYGEMGTQKDLLIDTLTKKTKQLKNQVYTIDLEECPLEIVEKLLFGFEIIKNEKKVIEHGVLDEAKNGTLILYNIHVLPMKIQKKLYMFMKYQTYYRMGASKKTMSNVRIIYSTIVNPITMVEENKLLPKLIYQGFSYILHIPPLRERLGDIIEICNYCLKKSNEKNSIKVKGFDESFIRAIQKYNWPGNDDELNHVLDSVFPIVLSGTYIQAEFLPQYILERIEFEDENTKGGINMEQSLKSALCETEQLMIKHALQLSGGNISKAAELLGIKRQNLQYRIKKVNGSREA
- the thrB gene encoding homoserine kinase, which translates into the protein MFEVNVPYTTANLGPGFDCIGLALSAEARISVEWQEAGVTFHGCAKKYKNDNHLLLRAYRLGMETIGLPLRGLILDFLSMPPIARGLGSSAVCIVAGLMIAKEAAKEAGKEMDMEMMVGLATKMEGHPDNVAPALMGGCILSLMAEAQIVLQPIAVHESIGLMALIPPFELSTKISRGAIPEQVQHKQAVYNVGRGMLLTQALASGEMDKLAMALEDRLHEPYRFPLIKGAEEIREKMDELGAVRTVISGAGPTLLVVFEKNTGFEEKAEKWMQQAYEPWDVFPWTVQQHGAWVKNERK
- the thrC gene encoding threonine synthase; this translates as MRYESTRNNTIQMTAAEAILQGIAPDRGLYVPVEFPKLDVDSWTGLSYEETAYKVLSPFLAEFSEETLRKMIHKAYGHGFEVEEITPLRGIGSMKHLELFHGRTAAFKDMALSILPHLMKGSEDVLMAKEKIMILTATSGDTGKAALEGFAYAEGTSIVVFYPKDGVSEVQKRQMTSQKGYNTFVYGVDGNFDDVQTRVKEIFVDDDVRRTLKDRGIRLSSANSINIGRLLPQIAYYYQAYRMMVDQGEIQTGDQVNFAVPTGNFGNILAGFYAKQMGLPIGRLICASNENKILYDFFKTGIYDGNREFFRTSSPSMDILISSNLERLLYEACGRDPEVVAKMMEAFQEKRVFEATEDMKATFADFYGGYCTEEETAQTIARVYKESNELIDPHTAVARKVAEDYQREINDFRPMVVVSTASPYKFSRAVYTAIFGESDEHDFELLSQLARKTNCPVPYSLKDIASRVEIHSKSCAIDEMLAFIFASC